Proteins encoded by one window of Halobaculum halobium:
- the cobA gene encoding uroporphyrinogen-III C-methyltransferase gives MSRDGDAAGDEIDRGGGFVSLVGSGPGDPELLTLKARRLIDEADVVLHDKLPGPEILGSIPEDKREDVGKRAGGERTSQEYTNDRLVELAEAGNHVVRLKGGDPFVFGRGGEEAEHLADHGVPFEVVPGVTSPIAAPGVAGIPVTHRDHASSVSFVTGHEDPTKDESAVDWEALAATGGTIVVLMGVGKLPLYTAELLDAGMAPETPVALVERGTWPEMRVATGTLADIVDVRDAADIEPPAITVIGEVAGTRARVIELLRGRGDAAATAGVTGDGDGGDGDTVGSIAGDGGGDGA, from the coding sequence ATGAGTCGCGACGGCGACGCCGCGGGCGACGAAATCGACCGCGGCGGCGGCTTCGTCTCGCTGGTCGGTTCGGGACCCGGCGACCCGGAACTGCTCACGCTGAAGGCGCGCCGTCTGATCGACGAGGCGGACGTGGTTCTCCACGACAAGCTCCCCGGCCCCGAAATCCTCGGCTCCATTCCCGAGGACAAGCGCGAGGACGTGGGCAAGCGCGCCGGCGGCGAGCGGACCAGCCAGGAGTACACGAACGACCGGCTCGTCGAGCTCGCTGAGGCCGGCAACCACGTGGTCCGCCTGAAGGGCGGCGACCCGTTCGTCTTCGGCCGCGGCGGCGAGGAGGCCGAACACCTCGCCGACCACGGCGTTCCCTTCGAGGTCGTCCCGGGCGTCACCTCGCCGATCGCCGCCCCGGGCGTGGCCGGCATCCCGGTCACCCACCGCGATCACGCCTCCTCCGTCTCGTTCGTCACGGGCCACGAGGACCCGACGAAAGACGAGTCGGCTGTCGACTGGGAGGCCCTCGCGGCCACCGGCGGCACCATCGTCGTGCTGATGGGCGTCGGGAAGCTGCCGCTGTACACCGCGGAACTGCTCGACGCCGGAATGGCCCCCGAGACGCCCGTCGCGCTCGTCGAGCGCGGCACGTGGCCGGAGATGCGCGTCGCGACCGGAACCCTCGCGGACATCGTCGACGTGCGCGACGCCGCCGATATCGAGCCGCCCGCGATCACCGTGATCGGCGAGGTCGCCGGGACCCGTGCCCGGGTGATCGAGTTACTGCGCGGTCGTGGGGACGCGGCCGCGACCGCGGGCGTCACCGGCGACGGTGACGGCGGCGACGGCGATACAGTCGGGAGTATCGCCGGGGACGGCGGAGGTGACGGCGCATGA
- a CDS encoding VOC family protein, protein MNVRTIDHVNLRIPADGLADAGAFYADGLGFELEGVDRFEAGEKPFFDVRLAPEHVIHLWPTDEFEPPTATNYDHVALVVEADVATVTEALADAGIEVERRLDSPLGATGEAGAVYVRDPFGYRVELKEPVE, encoded by the coding sequence GTGAACGTCCGCACTATCGATCACGTGAACCTCCGAATTCCCGCCGACGGGCTGGCGGACGCCGGCGCGTTCTACGCCGACGGACTCGGCTTCGAACTGGAAGGCGTCGACCGCTTCGAGGCGGGCGAGAAGCCGTTCTTCGACGTCCGACTCGCTCCGGAACACGTGATCCACCTGTGGCCGACCGACGAGTTCGAGCCGCCGACGGCGACGAACTACGACCACGTCGCGCTCGTCGTCGAAGCAGACGTTGCGACGGTCACCGAGGCGCTCGCCGACGCGGGGATCGAGGTGGAACGGCGGCTCGACAGTCCGCTGGGGGCGACGGGCGAGGCGGGCGCGGTGTACGTCCGCGACCCGTTCGGCTACCGCGTGGAACTGAAGGAACCGGTCGAATAG
- the hemC gene encoding hydroxymethylbilane synthase: MTTGTLRLATRGSDLALRQAAGVRDEISTRRRDVELVEVETRGDRLDEELITELGRTGAFVRALDEHVLAGDVDAAVHSLKDMPTEMPDGLVVAAVGERAPAGDALVTRDGGDLADLPRGSVVGTSSLRRKAQVLAERPDLEVLPLRGNVDTRIQKLIAPDLQAEHERRVEAEANEKGEAAEFRETDDEYERSVEEWFDDLTEFQRGALEHEVDHEYDAIVLAEAGLRRSDLFYRDEYEVERLDRADHVPAPGQGAVAVTASDPDVIEAIRSAMDHEPTRVATSVERTVLSELGGGCIAPIGVNALVQGEHVSTRVRVLSADGDTEVAANRDLPLRTHREAAAEFADSLREQGAAELIQAAKRSAETETAKRAEEGDA; the protein is encoded by the coding sequence ATGACAACCGGGACGCTGCGGCTCGCAACCCGCGGCTCCGACCTCGCGCTCCGACAGGCGGCGGGCGTCCGAGACGAGATCTCGACGCGCCGCCGCGACGTGGAGCTGGTCGAGGTGGAGACGCGGGGCGACCGACTCGACGAGGAGCTCATCACCGAACTCGGCCGCACCGGCGCGTTCGTGCGCGCGCTCGACGAACACGTGCTCGCGGGCGACGTGGACGCGGCGGTCCACTCGCTGAAGGACATGCCCACCGAGATGCCCGACGGCCTCGTCGTCGCGGCCGTCGGCGAGCGCGCGCCCGCCGGCGACGCGCTCGTCACCCGCGACGGCGGCGACCTCGCGGACCTCCCCCGCGGCTCGGTCGTCGGCACCTCCTCGCTGCGCCGGAAGGCCCAGGTGCTCGCCGAGCGGCCCGACCTGGAGGTGCTCCCGCTGCGCGGCAACGTCGACACACGGATCCAGAAGCTGATCGCGCCGGACTTGCAGGCCGAACACGAGCGCCGGGTCGAGGCCGAGGCCAACGAGAAGGGGGAGGCCGCGGAGTTCCGGGAGACCGACGACGAGTACGAGCGCAGCGTCGAGGAGTGGTTCGACGACCTCACCGAGTTCCAGCGCGGCGCGCTCGAACACGAGGTCGACCACGAGTACGACGCGATCGTGCTCGCGGAGGCCGGTCTCCGGCGTTCGGACCTGTTCTACCGCGACGAGTACGAGGTCGAGCGCCTCGACCGCGCGGACCACGTCCCCGCCCCCGGCCAGGGCGCCGTCGCCGTCACCGCGAGCGACCCGGACGTGATCGAGGCGATCCGGTCGGCGATGGACCACGAGCCGACCCGCGTCGCCACCAGCGTCGAGCGCACCGTGCTCTCGGAGTTGGGCGGCGGCTGCATCGCCCCGATCGGCGTCAACGCGCTCGTACAGGGCGAACACGTCAGCACCCGCGTCCGGGTGCTGTCTGCCGACGGCGACACCGAGGTGGCGGCGAACCGCGATCTCCCGCTGCGCACCCACCGCGAGGCCGCCGCGGAGTTCGCCGATTCGTTGCGCGAACAGGGGGCCGCCGAACTCATCCAGGCCGCGAAGCGGTCCGCCGAGACCGAGACCGCCAAGCGAGCGGAGGAGGGCGACGCGTAG
- a CDS encoding ammonium transporter: MWVLVVTFLIFFMHAGFAMLEAGQVRSKNVANQLTKNLLTWSVGVLAFFIVGAGFSTVVGTLTSSGSITVADLYATMTTNAVNDWVGWLFGAVFAMTAATIVSGAVAGRAKLRAYVSYTVLLAAVIYPVVTGFTWGGGLLAVNDGAANGFIADALGGVGFADFAGGMIVHGMGGIAGLTAAYVIGPRMDRYNSDGSTNVIPGHSMTFAALGTLILAFGWYGFNVGTAATVFAVQDGSLVLGAFDYVGRVALNTTLGMAAGAVGAGLAALYKSGKVDTLYVANGLLAGLVGVTASANVVVWYGGIISGLIAGAQLPFVFEFVEKRLKIDDVCAVFPVHGSAGVVGALLLPFFHVDGFSATLLAAQVVGVVVIAAWTILATGAVFGLFKSVGQARVSPEHERDGLDVSEHGVDTYPEFGKPDTVTDGGENDIIRTDGGEANDGEIKLVTAFIRPDKLSDVKTGLAEVGAPSLTVTNVSGRGSQPAKKGQWRGEEYTVDLHQKVKIECVVADIPAGDVAAAISDAAQTGEKGDGKVFVLPVENAYQIRTGEEGRSAV; the protein is encoded by the coding sequence ATGTGGGTGCTGGTGGTCACCTTCCTCATCTTCTTCATGCACGCCGGCTTCGCGATGCTGGAGGCCGGCCAGGTGCGCTCGAAGAACGTCGCGAACCAGCTGACGAAGAACCTCCTGACGTGGAGTGTCGGCGTTCTCGCCTTCTTTATCGTCGGTGCGGGCTTCTCTACGGTCGTCGGCACGCTGACGAGCAGCGGGAGTATCACCGTCGCCGACCTCTACGCCACGATGACGACAAACGCAGTCAACGACTGGGTCGGCTGGCTGTTCGGCGCGGTGTTCGCCATGACCGCCGCGACGATCGTCTCCGGCGCTGTGGCCGGCCGTGCGAAGCTCCGTGCGTACGTTAGCTACACGGTCCTGCTGGCCGCGGTCATCTACCCCGTGGTCACCGGCTTCACCTGGGGCGGCGGCCTGTTGGCGGTTAACGACGGCGCGGCGAACGGCTTCATCGCTGACGCGCTCGGCGGAGTCGGCTTCGCTGACTTCGCGGGCGGCATGATCGTGCACGGGATGGGCGGCATCGCCGGCCTCACGGCGGCGTACGTCATCGGCCCGCGGATGGATCGCTACAACTCCGACGGCTCGACGAACGTCATCCCCGGCCACTCGATGACGTTCGCGGCGCTGGGAACGCTGATCCTCGCGTTCGGCTGGTACGGATTCAACGTCGGGACGGCCGCGACGGTGTTCGCCGTTCAGGACGGTTCGCTCGTGCTCGGTGCGTTCGACTACGTCGGCCGCGTCGCGCTGAACACTACGCTCGGCATGGCCGCAGGGGCCGTCGGTGCCGGGCTGGCCGCGCTGTACAAATCCGGCAAGGTCGACACGCTGTACGTCGCAAACGGGCTGCTGGCGGGCCTGGTCGGCGTGACTGCCTCCGCGAACGTCGTCGTCTGGTACGGGGGCATCATCTCCGGCCTTATCGCCGGGGCACAGCTTCCCTTCGTCTTCGAGTTCGTCGAGAAGCGCCTGAAGATCGACGACGTGTGTGCAGTCTTCCCCGTCCACGGCTCGGCGGGTGTGGTCGGCGCACTCCTGCTCCCGTTCTTCCACGTCGACGGGTTCAGCGCGACCCTGCTGGCCGCACAGGTCGTCGGCGTCGTCGTCATCGCAGCGTGGACAATCCTGGCGACCGGCGCGGTGTTCGGGCTGTTCAAGTCCGTGGGTCAGGCCCGCGTCTCCCCCGAACACGAGCGCGACGGCCTCGACGTCTCCGAACACGGCGTCGACACCTACCCCGAGTTCGGCAAGCCCGACACCGTCACCGACGGCGGCGAGAACGACATCATCCGCACCGACGGCGGCGAGGCAAACGACGGCGAGATCAAGCTGGTGACGGCGTTCATCCGCCCGGACAAGCTCTCGGACGTCAAGACCGGCCTCGCGGAGGTCGGCGCGCCCTCCCTGACGGTGACGAACGTCTCCGGCCGCGGCAGCCAGCCCGCGAAGAAGGGCCAGTGGCGCGGCGAGGAGTACACGGTCGACCTCCACCAGAAAGTGAAGATCGAGTGCGTCGTCGCGGACATCCCGGCCGGGGACGTCGCAGCGGCGATCAGCGACGCCGCACAGACCGGCGAGAAGGGCGACGGCAAGGTGTTCGTCCTGCCCGTCGAGAACGCCTACCAGATCCGGACCGGCGAGGAGGGACGCAGCGCGGTCTGA
- the hemL gene encoding glutamate-1-semialdehyde 2,1-aminomutase has protein sequence MNHDRSRELYDRALSVLAGGVNSSVRATRPYPFVIERGDGAHVIDADGNRYLDYVMGYGPLLYGHDAPEQVQSAVQRHASQGPMYGGPTEIEIDHAEFVARHVPSVEMLRFVNSGTEATVSAVRLARAYTGRDKIVVMQGGYHGAQESTLVEAGDDPSHTHPSSPGIPDEFAEHTIAVPFNDEVAIREAFEEHGDEIAAVLTEPILANYGIVMPVDGYHEALRDLCDDHDSLLIFDEVITGFRVGGLQCAQGKFGVTPDLTTFGKIIGGGFPVGAIGGPAEIVEHFTPSGDVFQSGTFSGHPVTMAAGHEYLRYAAEHDVYDHVNALGDRLRSGIQDICEDQAPEYTVVGTDSMFKTMFTRGAPETFENHCGGGCRQRESCPRFETCPKTGADTAAAATERWERVFWQEMKERGIWLTANQFESQFVSYAHTEADIDETLEAYKDAL, from the coding sequence ATGAACCACGACCGATCGCGGGAGCTGTACGACCGCGCGCTCTCGGTGCTGGCCGGCGGCGTGAACTCGTCGGTCCGCGCGACGCGGCCGTACCCGTTCGTGATCGAACGCGGCGACGGCGCGCACGTGATCGACGCCGACGGCAACCGATATCTCGACTACGTCATGGGGTACGGCCCGCTGCTGTACGGCCACGACGCTCCCGAGCAGGTCCAGTCCGCGGTCCAGCGCCACGCAAGTCAGGGGCCGATGTACGGCGGCCCCACGGAGATCGAGATCGACCACGCCGAGTTCGTCGCCCGCCACGTCCCCAGCGTCGAGATGCTGCGGTTCGTCAACTCCGGCACCGAGGCGACCGTCTCTGCGGTCCGCCTCGCCCGCGCGTACACCGGCCGCGACAAGATCGTGGTCATGCAGGGCGGCTACCACGGCGCCCAGGAGTCCACCCTCGTCGAGGCAGGCGATGACCCCTCCCACACCCATCCCTCGTCGCCGGGGATCCCCGACGAGTTCGCCGAGCACACGATCGCCGTCCCGTTCAACGACGAGGTGGCGATCCGCGAGGCGTTCGAGGAACACGGCGACGAGATCGCCGCCGTGCTCACCGAGCCGATCCTCGCGAACTACGGGATCGTCATGCCCGTCGACGGCTATCACGAAGCGCTGCGGGACCTCTGTGACGACCACGACTCGCTGCTGATCTTCGACGAGGTGATCACCGGCTTCCGCGTCGGCGGCCTCCAGTGTGCCCAGGGGAAGTTCGGCGTCACGCCCGACCTCACCACCTTCGGGAAGATCATCGGCGGCGGCTTCCCCGTCGGCGCGATCGGCGGCCCCGCCGAGATCGTCGAGCACTTCACCCCCAGCGGCGACGTGTTCCAGTCCGGAACCTTCTCCGGGCACCCGGTCACGATGGCCGCGGGCCACGAGTACCTCCGCTACGCCGCCGAACACGACGTGTACGATCACGTGAACGCCCTCGGGGATCGGCTTCGGTCCGGGATCCAAGACATCTGCGAGGACCAGGCGCCCGAGTACACCGTCGTCGGCACCGACTCCATGTTCAAGACGATGTTCACCCGTGGGGCGCCCGAAACGTTCGAGAACCACTGCGGCGGCGGCTGTCGTCAGCGCGAGTCGTGTCCCCGGTTCGAGACCTGCCCGAAAACCGGCGCCGACACCGCCGCGGCGGCGACCGAGCGCTGGGAGCGCGTGTTCTGGCAGGAGATGAAAGAGCGTGGGATCTGGCTCACCGCCAATCAGTTCGAGTCGCAGTTCGTCTCGTACGCGCACACGGAGGCTGACATCGACGAAACGCTGGAGGCGTACAAGGACGCCCTGTAA
- a CDS encoding uroporphyrinogen-III synthase codes for MSADGGDGAAGGTDRPRVAVFRPDDERLTEAVETLAALGAEAVPDPMLSIRPTGAVPEGADWIVFTSKTGVELADEAGWSPADVGGDGRDGTTARTGEGPAIACIGPSTADAVREAGWPVDLIPDEYSSTGLVAAFDALSVDGVRIEVARSDHGSQVLLDGLRDAGATVRETVLYELVRPEGSGDSVEAAAAGDLDGACFTSSLTVEHFLDAADERGVREEALAGVNDAVVGCIGHPTRETAESHGVAVDVVPAEATFETLAESVVAELSESELDA; via the coding sequence ATGAGCGCCGATGGCGGCGACGGAGCCGCCGGTGGGACCGACCGCCCGCGCGTCGCGGTGTTCCGCCCCGACGACGAGCGGCTGACCGAGGCGGTCGAGACGCTCGCTGCGCTCGGCGCCGAGGCCGTCCCCGACCCGATGCTTTCGATCCGACCGACCGGCGCGGTGCCGGAGGGCGCCGACTGGATCGTGTTCACCTCGAAGACGGGCGTCGAACTCGCGGACGAGGCCGGGTGGTCGCCAGCCGACGTCGGCGGCGACGGGCGAGACGGAACTACCGCCAGAACGGGCGAGGGGCCCGCGATCGCGTGCATCGGCCCCTCGACGGCCGACGCGGTCCGGGAGGCCGGCTGGCCGGTCGATCTGATCCCGGACGAGTACTCCTCGACCGGCCTCGTCGCCGCGTTCGACGCGCTGAGCGTCGACGGCGTCCGGATCGAGGTCGCCAGGTCCGACCACGGGAGCCAGGTGCTGCTCGACGGCCTCCGCGACGCCGGCGCGACCGTCCGCGAGACGGTGCTGTACGAACTCGTTCGGCCGGAGGGCAGCGGCGACTCCGTCGAAGCGGCCGCCGCCGGCGACCTCGACGGGGCGTGTTTCACCTCCTCGCTCACGGTCGAGCACTTCCTCGACGCAGCCGACGAGCGGGGCGTTCGCGAGGAGGCGCTGGCGGGCGTGAACGACGCCGTAGTCGGCTGTATCGGTCATCCAACCCGCGAGACGGCCGAATCACACGGCGTCGCCGTCGACGTGGTGCCAGCGGAAGCGACGTTCGAGACGCTCGCCGAATCAGTCGTCGCCGAGTTGAGCGAATCCGAGTTGGACGCCTGA
- a CDS encoding helix-turn-helix domain-containing protein: protein MSDAPDMEDLIDTNDPSFGHVMACVFGIQKHESRTYLRLLDNPGSTVEELAGVLERDRSNVNRSLTTLLEKGLAERERRLLDPGGYVYQYTATPLPEAKELLHGALDEWAETVHEVIETFDEQREAGDG, encoded by the coding sequence ATGAGCGACGCGCCGGACATGGAGGACCTCATCGACACGAACGATCCCAGCTTCGGGCACGTGATGGCGTGCGTCTTCGGCATTCAGAAGCACGAGAGTCGGACGTACCTCCGGTTGCTCGACAACCCCGGAAGCACCGTCGAAGAACTGGCCGGCGTCCTCGAACGCGATCGATCGAACGTGAACCGCTCGCTCACGACGCTGCTGGAGAAGGGGCTGGCCGAGCGCGAGCGACGACTGCTCGACCCCGGTGGCTACGTGTATCAGTACACCGCGACGCCGCTGCCGGAGGCGAAAGAGCTCCTCCACGGGGCGCTCGACGAGTGGGCCGAGACCGTCCACGAAGTCATCGAGACGTTCGACGAGCAGCGCGAGGCGGGCGACGGGTAG
- a CDS encoding DUF5828 family protein, whose amino-acid sequence MEESISGFKVRGEWGDAVEHGERITRALQDAGASEEYSEAFEAWNEWRPKAHERLGEDVNEKTAEQASVAEGKGEQEGKTPEEDLQTAGEKLSESYEHVENGDNDGALDSWRDSIDHVARAADSAGRKAVRKLENTVYQRVMTQIAPYYFDNELVSANIQKSTRGEGGPEFIFEVNVNDDRLKSAVSERLSSYEDEVDRWHVDTQKVVEASEAAEGAEAPVETVEDGSDGESNPTTN is encoded by the coding sequence ATGGAAGAGAGCATCTCCGGCTTCAAGGTGCGCGGAGAGTGGGGGGACGCCGTCGAGCACGGCGAACGCATCACTCGCGCGCTCCAAGACGCCGGTGCTTCCGAGGAGTACTCCGAGGCGTTCGAGGCCTGGAACGAGTGGCGGCCCAAGGCCCACGAGCGCCTCGGCGAGGACGTGAACGAGAAGACCGCCGAACAGGCGAGCGTCGCCGAGGGGAAAGGCGAGCAGGAGGGAAAGACACCCGAGGAGGACCTCCAGACGGCCGGCGAGAAGCTTTCCGAGTCGTACGAGCACGTCGAGAACGGCGACAACGACGGCGCGCTCGACTCGTGGAGAGACTCCATCGACCACGTCGCGCGCGCGGCCGACTCCGCAGGGCGCAAGGCCGTTCGAAAGCTCGAGAACACGGTGTACCAGCGCGTGATGACACAGATCGCGCCGTACTACTTCGACAACGAACTCGTCTCCGCGAACATCCAGAAGTCCACCCGCGGGGAGGGCGGCCCGGAGTTCATCTTCGAGGTGAACGTCAACGACGACCGGTTGAAGTCCGCGGTGTCCGAGCGGCTCTCGTCGTACGAGGACGAGGTCGACCGGTGGCACGTCGACACCCAGAAGGTCGTCGAGGCGTCCGAGGCCGCGGAGGGCGCGGAGGCGCCGGTCGAGACGGTCGAAGACGGGAGCGACGGAGAGTCGAATCCGACAACGAACTGA
- a CDS encoding cupin domain-containing protein, with protein sequence MGYHVIDPDELAAVPDRPCELRRVSEAAEFEQMVANWFRADPGEDVPLAYHYHDDQEELFYVIAGTLHVETPDETFEVPEGSLFAVEPDSPQRAHNPADADDPVTLLAVGAPAVDDVHPYEPEE encoded by the coding sequence ATGGGTTACCACGTCATCGATCCCGACGAACTAGCGGCCGTCCCGGACCGACCGTGCGAACTCCGCCGCGTGAGCGAGGCGGCGGAGTTCGAGCAGATGGTCGCCAACTGGTTTCGAGCGGATCCCGGCGAGGACGTTCCCCTGGCGTACCACTACCACGACGATCAGGAGGAGTTGTTCTACGTGATCGCGGGCACGCTCCACGTCGAAACGCCCGATGAGACGTTCGAGGTGCCGGAGGGATCGTTGTTCGCCGTCGAGCCGGACAGCCCCCAGCGCGCGCACAACCCCGCCGACGCCGACGACCCGGTGACGCTGCTCGCGGTCGGCGCGCCCGCCGTCGACGACGTCCACCCGTACGAGCCGGAGGAGTAA
- a CDS encoding argininosuccinate synthase, producing MTKRVALAFSGGLDTTVCVPLLEEEYGYDEVVGVTVDVGQPAEEFDEAEETAEALDLEHYVVDAKTEFAELCFDSVRANATYQGYPLGTALARPVIAEAILRVAEEHDCDALAHGCTGKGNDQLRFETVWRASDKEVIAPVRELGLTREWEIEYADEKDLPVEGGNEGAWSIDTNLWSRSVEGDDLEDPTYVPPEDIYDWTTTPGDAEGEELVEVGFEMGYPVTLNGEAVDSVSLIEELNDLAGQYGVGRTDMMEDRMLGLKVRENYEHPAATVLLTAHEALEQLVFTKAERDFKQQIDDQWAQQGYKGLVDSPLVNSLEGYLDAGQEKVTGTVTVKLQGGQCRPVARDSEYGVYSESAASFNTETVDGIEQADATGVAKYHGFQERLANRVLENVKTGEDGEEDDEGEKLKADGGEPTEE from the coding sequence ATGACAAAGCGCGTTGCACTCGCATTCAGCGGCGGACTCGACACGACCGTCTGCGTCCCACTCCTCGAGGAGGAGTACGGCTACGACGAGGTCGTCGGCGTCACCGTCGACGTGGGCCAGCCCGCCGAGGAGTTCGACGAGGCCGAGGAGACCGCCGAGGCGCTCGATCTGGAACACTACGTCGTCGACGCGAAGACCGAGTTCGCGGAGCTGTGTTTCGACTCCGTGCGCGCGAACGCGACGTATCAGGGCTACCCGCTCGGCACGGCGCTCGCGCGCCCGGTGATCGCGGAGGCCATTTTGCGGGTCGCCGAGGAGCACGACTGCGACGCCCTCGCACACGGCTGCACGGGCAAGGGGAACGACCAACTTCGCTTCGAGACCGTCTGGCGCGCCTCCGACAAGGAGGTCATCGCGCCCGTCCGCGAGCTCGGCCTCACGCGCGAGTGGGAGATCGAGTACGCAGACGAGAAGGACCTGCCCGTCGAGGGCGGCAACGAGGGGGCGTGGTCGATCGACACGAACCTCTGGTCGCGCTCGGTCGAGGGCGACGACCTCGAGGACCCCACCTACGTCCCGCCGGAGGACATCTACGACTGGACGACGACGCCCGGCGACGCGGAGGGCGAAGAGCTGGTCGAGGTCGGCTTCGAGATGGGCTACCCCGTGACGCTGAACGGTGAGGCGGTCGATTCGGTCTCGCTCATCGAGGAACTGAACGACCTCGCCGGTCAGTACGGCGTCGGCCGCACGGACATGATGGAAGACCGCATGCTCGGGCTGAAAGTGCGCGAGAACTACGAGCACCCCGCGGCGACCGTCCTCTTGACGGCACACGAGGCCCTCGAACAGCTCGTGTTCACCAAGGCCGAGCGCGACTTCAAGCAGCAGATCGACGACCAGTGGGCCCAGCAAGGGTACAAAGGGCTCGTCGACTCACCGCTCGTCAACTCCCTGGAGGGGTACCTTGACGCGGGCCAAGAGAAGGTCACCGGGACGGTCACCGTCAAGCTGCAGGGCGGGCAGTGCCGCCCCGTCGCCCGCGACTCCGAGTACGGCGTCTACTCCGAGTCGGCGGCGTCGTTCAACACGGAGACGGTCGACGGCATCGAGCAGGCCGACGCGACGGGCGTCGCGAAGTACCACGGCTTCCAAGAGCGCCTCGCGAACCGCGTGCTGGAGAACGTGAAGACCGGCGAGGACGGCGAGGAGGACGACGAGGGGGAGAAGCTGAAAGCCGACGGCGGCGAACCCACCGAGGAGTAA